Proteins from a single region of Chryseobacterium sp. T16E-39:
- a CDS encoding Crp/Fnr family transcriptional regulator: MEAIRNYFEQSVSMSDKDWELFASKLKTEKFSKKQFLINANETEHYLSFIEKGTVRFFIPKEIEDFTFSFSFAGEFVSAYDSFLTQKPCSYSIQALEETVLWRIAYEDLNLIYAETEIGNKIGRLASERLYLENFKREISLLTQTAEERYLNLFSEQRHILKQIPLKYIASYIGITPQALSRIRRKIS; the protein is encoded by the coding sequence ATGGAAGCAATACGAAACTATTTTGAACAATCTGTTTCTATGTCTGATAAAGACTGGGAACTGTTTGCATCAAAATTGAAAACTGAAAAATTTTCTAAAAAGCAATTTTTAATCAATGCCAATGAAACAGAGCACTATCTTTCTTTTATTGAAAAAGGGACAGTTCGTTTTTTTATTCCCAAAGAGATTGAAGATTTTACTTTTTCGTTTTCGTTTGCGGGTGAATTTGTAAGTGCATATGATTCCTTCCTTACACAAAAGCCCTGTTCATACAGTATACAGGCACTGGAGGAGACCGTTTTGTGGAGAATAGCTTATGAGGATCTCAATCTTATTTATGCCGAGACAGAGATAGGAAATAAGATAGGAAGATTAGCAAGTGAGAGACTGTACCTTGAAAATTTTAAAAGGGAGATCTCACTACTTACGCAAACCGCTGAAGAGCGATATTTGAATTTATTTTCAGAACAACGTCATATTCTGAAGCAAATTCCTCTCAAATACATTGCTTCCTATATCGGAATTACCCCACAGGCATTGAGTAGAATTCGTCGTAAAATTTCTTAA
- a CDS encoding DoxX family membrane protein — MPESILPIVFVISLIILKITTKKYDFSLSGRIAMMVMLITTGIAHFVYAEGMALMLPEWIPFKQTLIFATGILEIVAGILLLIPKYQKWVGWGIILFFILIVPANIYAAIKHVNMQSAGYDGKGAAYLFYRIPLQVIFIGWVYFSAIKWPFKWGVGKHRNETYHINL, encoded by the coding sequence ATGCCAGAATCTATTTTACCTATCGTATTTGTGATCTCTTTGATCATCTTGAAAATAACTACAAAAAAATATGATTTCAGTTTATCCGGACGTATTGCAATGATGGTTATGCTTATTACAACAGGAATTGCCCATTTCGTCTATGCGGAAGGAATGGCCTTAATGCTTCCTGAATGGATCCCATTTAAACAAACCTTAATTTTTGCTACCGGAATACTGGAAATTGTAGCCGGAATTTTACTATTGATACCAAAATATCAGAAATGGGTAGGCTGGGGTATCATCTTATTTTTTATTTTGATCGTACCTGCTAATATTTACGCTGCTATAAAACACGTTAATATGCAAAGTGCCGGCTATGATGGAAAGGGTGCTGCCTATTTATTCTACAGAATTCCACTGCAGGTAATTTTTATTGGCTGGGTATATTTTTCTGCTATAAAATGGCCTTTTAAATGGGGTGTGGGTAAACACAGAAACGAAACGTATCATATAAACTTGTAA
- the gcvT gene encoding glycine cleavage system aminomethyltransferase GcvT — translation MKKTALYDKHVSLGAKIVPFAGFEMPVQYSGVTEEHFAVRENAGIFDVSHMGQFFIEGPGSKELLQFVTTNNIDALEKGKAQYSCLPNEDGGIVDDLIVYQMDDEKYFVVVNASNIEKDWNHISKYNTFGAKMINASDEMSLLAIQGPNATAILQKLTDVNLSEIPYYNFTVGSVAGINDVIISNTGYTGSGGFEIYFNNENAVTLWDAVIKAGETEGIIPCGLAARDTLRLEKGFCLYGNDIDDTTSPIEAGLGWITKFDKDFVSKDTFAKQKEEGVTRKLVAFELQDKGVPRHDYPVVDAEGNVIGKVTSGTQSPMKKIGLGLAYVAKPHFKLGSDIFIQVRNKNIPAKVVKAPFV, via the coding sequence ATGAAGAAAACAGCCTTGTACGACAAACACGTTTCTTTAGGAGCGAAAATAGTACCTTTCGCAGGATTCGAAATGCCTGTACAATATTCCGGAGTTACGGAAGAACATTTTGCAGTAAGAGAAAACGCAGGAATATTCGATGTTTCTCACATGGGACAATTTTTCATTGAGGGTCCCGGTTCTAAGGAGCTTTTGCAATTCGTTACTACGAATAACATAGATGCTTTAGAAAAAGGAAAAGCTCAATATTCTTGTCTTCCTAATGAGGACGGTGGTATTGTGGACGACCTTATCGTTTATCAGATGGATGATGAGAAATATTTTGTTGTAGTTAATGCTTCAAATATTGAAAAGGATTGGAATCATATCTCAAAATATAACACTTTCGGTGCTAAAATGATCAATGCTTCAGATGAGATGTCTCTTCTGGCTATTCAAGGTCCTAATGCTACAGCAATTCTTCAAAAACTAACTGATGTCAATTTATCTGAGATCCCTTACTACAATTTTACAGTAGGATCTGTGGCAGGAATTAATGATGTTATTATTTCGAATACAGGCTACACAGGAAGCGGAGGTTTTGAAATTTATTTTAATAATGAAAATGCAGTAACGCTTTGGGATGCAGTTATTAAAGCCGGAGAAACTGAAGGGATTATTCCTTGCGGTTTAGCAGCAAGAGATACTTTAAGACTTGAAAAAGGATTTTGCCTGTATGGAAACGATATCGATGACACAACTTCACCCATTGAAGCAGGTTTAGGATGGATTACAAAATTTGATAAAGATTTTGTTTCTAAAGATACGTTTGCCAAGCAAAAAGAAGAAGGAGTTACCAGAAAGTTAGTTGCTTTCGAACTTCAGGATAAGGGAGTACCAAGACACGATTACCCTGTTGTAGATGCTGAAGGAAATGTGATTGGAAAAGTAACTTCAGGAACTCAGTCTCCAATGAAAAAGATTGGTTTAGGGCTAGCATATGTTGCTAAACCTCATTTTAAATTAGGATCAGATATCTTTATTCAGGTTAGAAATAAAAATATTCCTGCGAAAGTAGTAAAAGCTCCTTTTGTATAA